A region of Sulfitobacter faviae DNA encodes the following proteins:
- the dnaA gene encoding chromosomal replication initiator protein DnaA produces MTLDHWGEIKERLLKTVGQNNYTTWIEPLVPGAVEDGIVTLKVPTNFFGNYVSQNFSDLILHEINATGTDATRLNFALNQQPTPAAEKPAPAARQTSAAAKPAANSQLSTAPLDPRFSFDNFVVGKPNELAHAAARRVAEGGPVTFNPLFLYGGVGLGKTHLMHAIARELHERKPEMNVLYLSAEQFMYRFVQALRDRKMMDFKEIFRSVDVLMVDDVQFIAGKDSTQEEFFHTFNALVDQHKQIIISADRAPGEIKDLEDRVKSRLQCGLIVDLHPTDYELRLGILQSKVDVQRKTYPDLEVADGVLEFLAHRITSNVRVLEGALTRLFAFASLVGREIDMGLTQDCLADVLRASERKISVEEIQRKVSDHYNIRLSDMIGPKRLRSYARPRQVAMYLCKQMTSRSLPEIGRRFGGRDHTTVMHGVRRIEELKVSDGQIAEDLELLRRALES; encoded by the coding sequence ATGACATTAGATCACTGGGGCGAGATCAAAGAGCGGCTTCTAAAGACCGTGGGGCAGAACAACTACACCACCTGGATTGAACCGCTTGTGCCCGGCGCCGTCGAAGACGGAATCGTGACACTCAAAGTGCCGACGAACTTCTTCGGCAACTACGTCAGCCAGAACTTCTCGGACCTGATTCTGCATGAGATCAACGCGACGGGCACCGATGCCACGCGCCTGAACTTTGCCCTGAATCAGCAGCCCACCCCTGCCGCCGAAAAGCCCGCCCCGGCTGCGCGTCAGACCTCGGCTGCCGCGAAACCTGCCGCCAATTCGCAGCTCAGCACCGCCCCGCTCGACCCGCGCTTCAGCTTTGACAATTTCGTCGTCGGCAAGCCCAACGAACTGGCCCATGCCGCCGCCCGCCGTGTCGCCGAAGGCGGCCCCGTGACCTTCAACCCGCTGTTCCTTTATGGGGGCGTCGGCCTTGGCAAGACCCACCTGATGCACGCGATTGCCCGCGAGCTGCATGAGCGCAAGCCCGAGATGAACGTGCTCTACCTCTCGGCTGAACAGTTCATGTACCGTTTCGTGCAGGCCCTGCGCGACCGTAAGATGATGGATTTCAAGGAAATCTTCCGCTCCGTCGACGTGTTGATGGTTGATGACGTGCAGTTCATCGCGGGCAAGGATTCCACGCAGGAAGAGTTCTTCCACACGTTCAACGCGCTCGTCGACCAGCACAAGCAAATCATCATCTCCGCCGACCGCGCCCCGGGTGAGATCAAGGATCTCGAAGACCGCGTGAAATCGCGCCTGCAATGCGGGTTGATCGTGGACCTGCACCCCACGGACTACGAGTTGCGCCTCGGCATCCTGCAAAGCAAGGTCGACGTGCAGCGCAAGACCTACCCCGACCTCGAAGTGGCCGATGGCGTGTTGGAATTCCTCGCGCATCGCATCACCTCGAACGTCCGTGTGCTCGAAGGTGCGCTGACCCGTCTCTTCGCCTTCGCCTCGCTGGTGGGCCGCGAGATCGACATGGGGCTAACGCAGGATTGTCTGGCCGACGTGCTGCGCGCCTCGGAGCGCAAGATTTCGGTCGAGGAAATTCAGCGCAAGGTTTCCGACCACTACAACATCCGCCTGAGCGACATGATCGGCCCCAAGCGCCTGCGCAGCTACGCGCGTCCGCGTCAGGTGGCGATGTATCTGTGCAAGCAGATGACCAGCCGCTCCCTGCCCGAGATCGGCCGCCGCTTTGGCGGGCGCGAC
- the rpsT gene encoding 30S ribosomal protein S20, producing the protein MANTRQSAKRARQNEKRFAINKARRSRIRTYLRKVEEAITSGDKEAATAALKAAQPELMRGVTKGVFHKNTASRKMSRLSARVKALG; encoded by the coding sequence ATGGCAAACACCCGTCAATCCGCAAAGCGCGCCCGTCAAAACGAAAAGCGTTTTGCGATCAACAAAGCACGCCGTTCGCGCATCCGCACCTACCTGCGCAAGGTCGAAGAGGCGATCACCTCCGGTGATAAAGAAGCCGCAACCGCCGCTCTGAAAGCCGCCCAGCCCGAGCTGATGCGCGGCGTCACCAAAGGCGTTTTCCACAAGAATACCGCGTCGCGCAAAATGTCGCGCCTGTCCGCGCGGGTCAAAGCACTGGGCTAA